The following is a genomic window from Rhodoferax sp. PAMC 29310.
AGTAAGTCATCCGGGACGTCGCCCAGCACCTTGACAGGCTGGGTTCGGGCAGCGAGCAAGTCACCGTAAACCAGGTGGGCGAGCTGAAAGGTGGGGTAGTCCCGCACCAACAGCTCGGCCTTGTTCAAAGCTTCGCGGCTTTGCGACCCGGCAATAAGCTTGTAGATCTCAATCAGTCGAGACTCCGCCACTCCAGCCTTCACAACAGGTTCTGAGGAGTTGGACGCGGGTTGCTTGGAGCGAGGTATTCCCCGCGGGCTGGCATGGGTCGTTGCGGCCAGTGTCAAACTCAGGGCTAGCAGGAGAGAGAGTAATTGCTGTTTCATGCACACGTTAACCGGGGCAGCAAAGCGCTACAGCCGGCAGCGCCGGCTGAACCAACACACGGATCATCAGTTGCCTGTCGTCTCTTTGACAATCAACCACTGATCACGGACCTTTGACATTTCCAATGTCTTGCGGCTGGCCACGGCAAATGACCCAGCGCGGTAGGCTTGGTAGAAACGGGCAGTTGCTGTAGATCCATTCACGGAAACCGTCAGATCGGACTGCGTCACCTCAATGCTGGATTTGCCGACAATTCGACTACGGCGCTCACCCTCCCATGCACTACGCGACTGTTTTCCCGGGGTGTCGAAATTTTTGCCATAGGCGGCCAGGTAGCCCGCCATGTCTTGATCAGCCCAAGCTTTCGCCCATTTGGCAACAGCCGCTTCAATTTCCTTGGAGTCGTTGTTCGTGGCCACAGGCGTCGGATTCGGCGTCGCCGGTTTAATGGCCGGAACTGGTGGCGTCGCGGCGACCGGTGCCGCAGCGACGGGTGGTGTCGGGGCGGCCGCAGGAGCGGCCGGCGTAGGCGTTGCACCAGGTTTTGGATTACTCAGGTTGGGCTTGAAGACCTCACGAATGCTGGCCAACTTTGGGGGCACCGCCGAGTTGGCACCATCAAGCTGCAAAGCTTTGTTATAGGCTTGACTTGCCAGTCGTGCATACACATCCCCCAGGTTTTCGTGGGCAGTGGCGTAGCTGGGGTTGGTCCGTATAGCCATCTCAAGGGCTGTACGCGCCTTGTCGAATTG
Proteins encoded in this region:
- a CDS encoding tetratricopeptide repeat protein: MNYARSPLFTALRVAALVAAFAAASASADEYGDVGQLVRSGKFPEAMTKADAYLAGKPNDPQMRFLKGVILRNTGKHPEAIATFTKLTEDFPELPEPYNNLAVLYASQNQFDKARTALEMAIRTNPSYATAHENLGDVYARLASQAYNKALQLDGANSAVPPKLASIREVFKPNLSNPKPGATPTPAAPAAAPTPPVAAAPVAATPPVPAIKPATPNPTPVATNNDSKEIEAAVAKWAKAWADQDMAGYLAAYGKNFDTPGKQSRSAWEGERRSRIVGKSSIEVTQSDLTVSVNGSTATARFYQAYRAGSFAVASRKTLEMSKVRDQWLIVKETTGN